The genomic DNA AAGGAGCAAATTTAGATGGAGCTTATTTAGACCAGTCTGATTTAACAGGAGCAAGTCTTGAAGGAACTACTTTTAAAGCAGCAGTTCTTAAAGGGGCTATGATGCCAGACGGAACTATCCAGGTCTAAATATAAGTTTGATCCCCATAAGACTCAGCATCCTAGTTTAGCTGCACTTTGGCAAAAACTAGGACTAAATCTGTAAATAAGAAGGATTAAATCATGAAATTAAGTCAGCGTCAGCAAGGATTGGCTGCCAAAGTTCTTGAAAATCTAGGAATTAATCTTGAAGAATTTCGGAACTTAGTCATTCATCATTGCTGCCCTAGAACAGCAATTTTTACGACAAGTCAACTTGTAAATTATTGAGTTTTTATTGGCGTTTTTTGCCTCCAATAGACTTGGAATTGCTTTTCAATTTCTTGACGGACAATTATTCCTGAAATGCTTAACTTTTATTTGTCCAGAAAATCATCAAGACAACATTTGTTTTTCGGCTATTTCTTGGCTTCTCAATAAATTAAACACTAGAGTATCAATCAAGTTTTTTTTGATTGACTGATTTTTAGATTAGTTTTTCATTTTTAGTCTAGCACAAAAACTGGAATAAACTTAGTAGTTAGGTTTTTTTTCAGTCTCAGATTAAATGATCGGGGCAATTTTTGCTCATAATTTTTTTTTCACAAAAGTATGTTATGTTTGTTAATAGATTACAACAAACTAGGAAAAATACATGGCTAACATTGTTGATACTGCCGTTAATGCTGGTTCTTTCAGCACCCTGGTTGCTGCAATCAAAGCTGCTAATCTTGTAGATACTCTACAAGGAAAAGGTCCCTTCACCGTCTTTGCACCTACTGATGAGGCGTTTGGTAAGCTTCCAGAAGGCACAGTAGATGAACTGTTAAAAGACATTCCCAAACTCAAGAAAATCTTGACCTATCATGTCGTTTCAGGTAAGGTGATGGCGGCTGATGTCGTTAAACTCAAATCAGCCAAAACCGTTGAAGGTTCAGATGTGAAAATTAACGCTTCTAATGGCACTGTTAAAGTGAATGATTCTACCGTTGCCACAGCAGATGTTGCTGCTGATAATGGTGTCATCCACATTATTGACACCGTGTTAATTCCTGCCTAAGCAAACGCTTAGATAGCGAATACTAACAAGCCGGGTGCATCCCAACTTTATACAGTTTTTTGTCAAAAGAATAAGTCCTTAAACTTACCTTTTTAACAAGATGGGGATGCACCCCTGATCAAATATTCACTATTTTAATAATGTTTAATATGAGTCTTTTTGAGTTTTCACACCATTATTGCCTTGCTATTTGTGCCTTTCTGGTGCCGGCTATTTTACTGTTAACCTTGCGGACAATGTGGCTTGTCGGACAATTTCGCTCTCAAGCTCAAGTACAACAAGCCATAATCGCTGCCAGTATTTGTGCTTGTACTCTGCTACTGCATGACTACACCTGGTTCGTCATTGGGGTAGTCATGGTTCCGACCTACATTCTTTTAATCCTAGCTTGCGTTTGTCTGAGTCTCAACTTTTGGGCACTTGCTCATCCCACCAGTATGACTAAACTCCTGAAAGCATTAACTCCTTATTGGTTTTACAAAGTTGTCTAATTCTCAAGACAATCCTGGCGTGTTGAAAATGGCACTCTATAAAGGACGAAACTCAACGCCAATTTTGTGTAAAAGGCGAAAGATGATAAAAAGTAGTAATTAACTTGGACGTTGTGTAGCAAACGGACAAAAAACGGCTCTCAGCGTATAATTTTAATTATATAACTACTTGTCTCCCAAGAAACTATGCGTATAAAATGTGTTGTACGTTGAGAAAGTCACAACTCAACGTATAATAGGGAGAAACTATCCCATTTATCTCCCGAAAATCTGAGCGTATAATCAAGATGCCCACAGTTACTGAGACTTTCACCATAAAAAGGCCAAATCTGTCAACCATAACTTTG from Gloeothece citriformis PCC 7424 includes the following:
- a CDS encoding fasciclin domain-containing protein, encoding MANIVDTAVNAGSFSTLVAAIKAANLVDTLQGKGPFTVFAPTDEAFGKLPEGTVDELLKDIPKLKKILTYHVVSGKVMAADVVKLKSAKTVEGSDVKINASNGTVKVNDSTVATADVAADNGVIHIIDTVLIPA